The following DNA comes from Nymphalis io chromosome 12, ilAglIoxx1.1, whole genome shotgun sequence.
tattgtgctaCCTATCAATCTCGATTTCGCCCGAGAAAAATTTTAGGGTTTACCCCGCTAAATTCATTAATCAGTATCGAACCAAACGATCTCCCGCATTACATTTTACTAAACGCTTTACAAActtgttacatttatttcacTGTCAGCCAAATTTCAATCTTTATATacagaaaatgttaaaaattatcacGTTTTTTTCCTTAACAAGGCTAAGTACtatgtgaaaaataaattaaacttaaattactgtttttcctatttttttaaacgtagaAATTGTTACACGAACtgaatataaaagatttataatatataattgcatcacactcatttatataaaaaaaatagttttacggTAAAAgagacaataaaaattatatttcgttCGACTCCGTTCCGTGGATAATTTAATATGCATCAGCAATTTTAGCACcttaaaagtacattttaatgACTTGTATGTGTCGTatgaaattataccacatgtgCCATCAACCCAGATTGCAGCAGCGCTATAAAATAAGCTCAGCATGAtaagaatttttattactttacttaGATGTAGGTAGTTTATGTGGTTTTGTAgatgttcgaaattcaaatcgTGTTAATTAGGTGAACAAGagtgaaataaaacaatgattccaaatacaaaattaaacgtttttattgACATTGCTTTTAAATGAAaccattaaaaaagttaatctctaaatgcattttaaattatatctcaACGTATATTTCAACatgtattcaatttattattacaaagattttttgactttaaaataaaatataatgacacaaaaataaaacaaacaatatatatttttatcatttcaaataACTTAATAGGAAAGTAAATTAATGGTGAAGTGTctttaatatctaaaataaattaaaattattttattatccttAATCTATTATggctttacctataaatgttatttagtaattgattagttaaacaatattgtCTAGTCTTCCTATttagaatgtcaaatcaatacaAAGAAAGAAATCAGTGATTAACTAACCACTCGCAACAACGTTTATATGTAAGgtcgttaaattaaattaaacaaaagttattcagataataataaataattttcaatattaataatatgcatAATACAAATTATCCAAAAATGACTAGAATTTTAACTGAgatccaattaaaatatatatgtacaaagttttaaattaaaaaaaaaactcaataataaaacaatcttagatattttaatttatctacagTTACCAAAATATGACGTGCAGTATTAGTAGTAGTAGATTATTATAATCTAACGTAAGTGTGATTTAGTAAAATGACGAGTAACTTAACATAACCTGAGCTCACATTTGCTGGTCAAAGGATTTAACTATATGAAGCAGTGACCGTTCGCATGGCGTCACGTCGAATGCTCGTTTGTTATCTAGCATAGGTGTCACTTGCAATTTCTAAATCACTCGCCATATTACgcatatacatatacagtatCAGATTTACAATTTCTTCTTAAAAAATGAAAGCAATCCTATattaaatagatacaatatcacatagttatttaaatctgttttttttttttaaataaatgaaatcaaatattgcACTGCCCGAATATATCAGTCTTCTAAACgttaaagaaaatgtaaattttgttaCAGTGCATGTTATTACATACAATGAAAATGACTAATGTTAAGCCTAAACAGTCGTAAACAGTTTGATTATAAAACTCTTATAATAATACGTTTATATGATCCTACAATGTATATGTCGATAAATGATTTGAAAAATAGAGGATTCTGGATAGTACATGGTTATCCACACTTAGAGACATACGTTAATTTGAAAATCATATCGACACAGCATATGCGAATAGGGTTTCAAAAATTAATACAGCACAAGGTAGAATACCTTGCGACTACCGAAGATGCAATTTGTCTTGAATTCGTGCTGTGTGTCGCattgatatgatttttaaaaaatatgactatGATGATGATATGAAAGGTAATTTCAGGTTGTAGATTTGGTCCTTACATCCAACTACTGGAATGATACTAAATATACTGGagtttaagataaaatatatattgttggcGATTAGTAAATCTCGTTAAACATGTACATTAATACTAACgtatgtaaaatgtaatgtaaatgatGCTACACGATTTAGATAATGGGACAAAtactgaattttaattaaaacgcaaATCTAAAGTTTTCCATAATCCCCACTTACGTATCTATTACATTTGTAGAAAATGCTTATCCTTTTGttaatcttaaatttaattaaatacaaggttttattatttaattgaaagtaaaaaaagaTCATAGATTGAACTTGTTGCCGCAcagaattaaatgttaaaataatattaaagttcatacgtaaaactaaaaacaaaaacttttcgAAGAAACTGGTATACCCGTGGAAAACTCgctatttatagataatttaattatgagtaTTATTGCATAGTCTCATTTGATACATCAAATGGAGTTTTGTacgttattaagaaaaaaaaaacttttatttgatCGATACTTAAGCTTTGActtcatatttttcatttattctaTTGCTATCTGGTGAATCATCTgcgaattttatttcatttgatgaTTCCGAGTTTTCATCCGCGAATCTAATGTCGTTAAAATCTGTAGTTCTTTTTAATGTGTCATCTTTTTCCCTTGATTCATTGACTCGTTTAAGAGTAGATGAATTATCATACTCAGATCTGTTCTCTCTTCTATGAACTTTAACTGGGGACATTGTGAGTGTCAGATCTTTCATCGGTATAGTAACCTCGTCCTTCTTTCTTTTATTCCTCTTTGGTAATTTAGGTGAATTTTGCAAATCGCTTACACTGAAATTTAAAGGCTGTATGATGCTACCTCTGTCCATAACTTTCCTTATAGATTTTATAGATTCATTTGATCTGTTTGAGCGGTTATCTGGATTTCGCTTCAATGTGCTTGATGATGGTCTTTCGTCAGGAGATTCTGTATTGCTGCCTGGGTCTGGTCGTAATTCTTTTGGTACCACTTCCtgcaatattttgttattgttacaagataaatacttatttatattattagtattaatgataatattatttacctcaTAAATTGGTATTTTGCTCTCATCTATCTCTCTAATTATATCGCCTTCTTCTATTGGTGGGATCCAAACAAGAAACGCTGGATCCATGCCTAAATAGGAACCAGGTACGGAACCTGAAAAATGTATCTCATCAAATTTCAGCAAAACATCTTAGATTGCACAAACGCtacttttcttattattttaaatatgactgattgttttattaaaaataaaatcactcaGTTCTTGTTATCTTATCTTACCAAGGCAAGTTTGGAAATTAGCATTGTGAGGTATACGTACCAGCATTATTAACTTCATAGTCATAGTAGTCAATTTCCATCTCTGGGTGTGAAGTCAGACTCAGATCTGAACGTAAAAGTCTTCTGTTACAGGTTTCCTTATTATGCTTTTGATTGTCACGAATTTTGGCTGATGAAACGCCACTCAACGCTGGTGAGTACCAaccctaaaatatttatatctattttattatactgtcaaaaatttaatttactttacttttaattaaaaaaatatattattatgacttATAAGCATAAACAAAGTGCTTTTTGCTcttgcgattttttttatatttagttatatttgcaGGTGAAATAGTTACATTTGTCAAGGTAGCAGCAGATATTGAAGACGAGGCTCTGCTTACACTTCTGTCCTTATCCCATGCACTGTCTCTGTCTTTTTCACTGTAGCTGTCTCTATCACTGACACTAGTGATGCTTGTGCTTATTTCTGTTGTTACTGCTTCACTCGTTGATGGTTGAGGAGGTGATGTGATCTAAAATTATCTTACATTTCAAActtatgattttatttcttaatttaaaattacaaattatatttgatgtCCAATGAGATAAACATTATGTTTTgggataataaattatttgatataacgCTACAATGAAATATTGAcagaatatctatatatttcagtaaaaaaaggaaattttaaatatgtacttaatattatagcaTCTAGGTGACCGAGCTTTCGTAAGAAAGACACCCATATGGATGacacttaaaaagcaaaacctcaTGTAATTGCAAAATTTGAGTCAAATCGTTACAGCCGTATCTCCGAgacatatgaaataaatttgaatagttATATACAGATTGCTCAATGAACactaatcttataatattattaacactaataataatattattaacactaataataatattataagatttacgctattgatataaaaattgatgcaattatacaataaattccaATACTTTTTTGGATAATAATCATAGGTAGTCAGTCAGTAGACTGAACGAGATAATTATTGAAACATACACTATACAgctatatttttgaattataaaaaagtgcTTAGATTTGATTACCTGCGGAACATGTGTATTTGAAACTGTGTGTGACCGGCGTAGTGGTGAAGGAGCCATACTTTCTGAGCCAGTGGCAGCAGGCGCACTACTAGAAGACACATTCTCAGGGGTAACGGTAGCTTGGCTAATTGCACTACCAGCGCTTGCTACACTCTCGTTGTCTGCAATATCTGCTTCTACATCGGTCCCTTGATCTTCTTCATCcctgtttgtatttatttttgttattttaaaaattatttatttaaaaaaaaataataaacacgccatatatttagtaattaaattattgatataaggtacagattaaaaagtatttaaatcatTGACGTATTgccattataagaaaataaatattaagcaatatcGTTATTTGCCCGAGCAAAACAATTTCACAACTTTTCGCCACTCGATTAatcttaaaatgtaataaaaatgttttgttttttattctaaatcaTGTACATAACAGCTTtttttctggtggtaggatgttaaacatcagcctggcttgttaccaccgtacgcatggtgaaaaactcgtgaagtggcttgcagccgcgtttcgaggtcagccagcgtacagccagagcccgagcgagtattgccgcgatgggtgttggtccaatggagacggctgttgaaccaatgccgggggaaactgtactgtggtgaccggtaggtggggtcccggcggccacttccgggggggttcgggggcccttccgtccggcgggtcagtgtacttttccttttggcaaccacttggggaaacacgcctccacactttgcccatccctatcgttgcaatacatcgctcgcttcacgttttttttccattttttttttccaaatggcgcaacaatacagaaataacggtcgtacagcggtgcacacccccaccataccctcgctgtttgaggtcgagttctctaacatccgtggactccacactaacctcaacgctgtccaccaccatctcgagacagcacggccagcaatgttgtttctcacggagacacaaatactccgtcctgccgataccagctaccttaattatcccggctacacgcttgaagaatccttcaaagcgaaagccggagtatgcttgttcgtcaggacggatgtttgctgtcaccaactgcgctgcttggaggacccctccttctccatgttggtggtacgtgtggacctggttcgtcagagccgagtctacgtgtgcctctacagatcccacaatggtgacttggagacaagccgattatttgaccatcttagtcgggtggcagatgctgcgcaagagcaattttcTAACgtggaattggtgtttttgggggattttaatgctcaccacgaatcatggttgaaatccctcaaaactgaccatgctggaaggactgctcatgcttttgctctcacacatgacttgacccaactggttgatcagcccaccaggatcccagacattgatgggcaagcaccttctctactggaccttctgctgactttttacccggtggaatatcaggttgtggttcaggctcctcttgactcttcggatcacagccttatatctaccagagtgccacaggccaagctgccgccactagcggtatgcaaacgtcgcgtttggcactataagtcggcggattgggatggtatgcgcgattactatgcgtcggtcccttggaaggaacgttgcttcagtgggaatgacccgacagctagtgctgctgctgttgctgatgagatcatgttgggaatggaatactacattcctagctcagatctcgtcagtaggagtacgcgtaaccgttggttcactcgtgaatgtgccgatgctgtatcatctaagcaggcggcatatcgcaagtggatcaacggctgcattagcggggcatctaacattgactcactgaaagaaaactataattaaaattccaagtcctgtagaaaggcatacacgagagcggatgcacaacgcattgtacagattggtcatgaccttgtttcgcatcctaggggctcccgtagcttctggcgtctaaccaagtctgtgcaaaacaatttctgccaaccttcgctgccaccgctcagaaatccggacggatcgctagctctcagtccgcaagagcaagctgatctcctggctaaactctttgccgacaattccgtcatcgatgattgtagtgcgctgccacctacaataccttcatgtggccttacgatgcctgacattaaaatcaggcaacgtgatgtgcgtgcggagctgcaatcacttgatgtacggaaagcttgcggtcccgatggaataccagccatagtgctgaagaagtgcgcagcggagctgcctcctgtgttaacgcgcctgttccaactttctctctcttcgggatgtgtgccggaggcttggagaagagctaatgtgcaagcggttcccaaaaaaggggatcggtctgacccggcaaattatcggccaatagctatcacctcaatACTTTGTAAGTTGATGGAACgtattttaaacaaccaactgatccattacctagaagatcactgtttaattaatgatcgtcagtacgggtttcgaccaaaacggtccacaggtgatcttctagcgtacataacacacctctggggtgaagctatcgacaagcatggagaatcgttggctgtcagcctcgatatctccaaggcttttgacagggtctggcacagaagtcttctctccaagctgccggcatatggtctgcctgctcagctatgcacctggactgccagcttcctacacaagcgtagccttcgtgttttagttgatggtttgcggttgctggggattgacgttcgctgcgaccttagtccaagggattacatcgaggctgttataaaaacagcttcacggaaactcggagttctgaacaaggtgcggcgctttttcacgccacaacaactgtgcctgctgtacaaaacacaggtaatgtcttgcgtggaatattgctcgcacctttgggatggctccgctaagtacctacttgaggccttggaccggttccagcgacgtgccgtacgcattattggcgacgtaaagggcACAAACACCCttaaacctttacaattgcgtcgtgagatagcagcactgagcgctttctatcgactgtatcacggcgagtgctctgaggaattattctctctaattcctgcttcccccttccttcttaagtccacgcgagctggttctcgatgtcaccacctaactgtgacatcaattccatcgcgaacaaagaaatttggcaactcttttctttgtcgcacttccaaaaaatggaattccttaccagctcacgtgttcccctcctcttacaacccgggttccttcaaacgaggcatgaagaggcatcttgcgggccggcaaggcgaaggcgactagtgcagaacgtttttcccgtctgtactggccgtcgtcgcggttggactctactaccacttaccatcaggtggagtagagtcatttgccctcccggcgaatataaaaaaaaaaattgtaacgggctattttcttttatgtttacatttttttctaaatcagCACATTGGATTTTcggataaaaaagaaaatgtaacaTTCCCATATTGAACAAAGGTTTCTCTtatatgttgaaaataaaatctcGGTTTGCTATGACACATGTTAAAGCCATTGCTTATTATCCACGTGTACATAGATAacgcgtatttatttataattgaggACTAttggattatatataatatctattttattcaatttttatttttcagcacAACACAATaccaaaaatcatttttatttgctttgctAAAAATGTGTTGTTAAAAGGATTACACTTGAACGGGTCGATTGGATGAAGTTAAAGGTCATTACAAAGTTTACTCTGTCGTATATCTACATAAAGAAGAtctctaattatatattttatattttaaagattaaactATGCCTTAAATACAGTTGGCACAttgagttttatatataatatgggttttaataataattatttttctcgcCCCATACGtgaatttcttttatattcatataaaatccaagaaacgaaaaatatttcaaatatgctCAATATTTGAAATCATTCCTAACAATAAATTTACGATGGAACTAAACAAGTCAAACTCAACCCTCATTAACAAGTCCTAACACATCCAAGTTCAACATAAAGACGTGTCATTCGgaaataaaagtgaaaattaACAAGCAATCATCGCTCCCCATGTACCCCATGTATGTATGAAACGTGAGTAAACAATGGCACTGGAGTAATTCCTTCTAATTACGCTCTTCAGTTTGTTTTCTAGTTTATTTGATTCATAGCTCCTTGTATTCCTACTCAAGACCTGTCGGCAAGTTAACTTCGTTTTGTTTGAGGGCTGCCTGTTATTTACTGAAACGAAAGACGATAAAGAAATCAGAGTAGTAGGTTCTCATTGTATTGAAGAATTTtgttcaataacttttttttaacctGTAGTAATACGTACCTAAAACATTTGTTTAGTAAGAATTGTTGTGTGTAAtcataagaattatataataatcataagtttaaattagatgaaataaataataaaatcaatttgatattatcattttttaacatCATTGACATTAAAGTATTAGAAACTCTCGTtagacttattttattattattcgtacattgataattatgataattacgcgtaaaattttaactttaccaTGTGTATACCTGCTTAATTGCAGATAATCTCCAGTTTCCAGTAACCAAATAcggcaaaattaataaaattttaaaatatgtagattGTACCTTTAAACCTTTGTACTAGATAGATTATACTAACAATTACTAACCTAGGTTCCATAATTTCCGAAGTCCTATCAGAATCTCTGAGTCTAGTGTGTCGTGTCCTACCAGGTAGTAATCTACGTAAGGAGACACCACCACCGACAACTTCCGACAATAGAGTGCTTCGCGACCCAGTGTTGGCACCACCGAGCTCTAGTGAGGCCGAACAGGCTGTGAAAAGGTTGAGTCAATATTCAAAGAAATCACAAACGAATATGTTATTTCacaaattcatttaataaattagcaTTTTAGTACGTATTTTTTATGGATTATGAGTGAAAGGAATTTTATATACTGGTACCATCGCTATCAGTGAGGGATTCTTTATCAGCAGCGCGCTGGTAGGCCCTCGTTCTGTGTGCGGAATGCGCCGCGAGAGCAAGTGCGGCGAGCGCGGCAAATGCTGCCAGAGCAGCGGCCGCGGCTCGCGCCCCGCCACCTCCTCGCCACCAAGCACCACCACTCACAGACGCCCATGCAGCGGACGCGTTTCGGATTGGCTCTaaagttattacaaatattgatattaacatagaaaataataacGAACTAAATAAGTCTTTATACGGTTTGCTCTGTTCCTTGCGtagaataaaaaacttataaaatttataaatagaacaagtatttaattgtatctgtaaaataattttaatttactaattgCTGTTAGAAATAtggtgtaaaaaataaaataattcagaaaAAACAATACAAGATCTACATAACAGAATCTCACCAATCTGAGAAGCGTGTGCTAAAAATCCGCCAGCACAACGCTCGTTTGTGTCTCCTGATCGCAGCTCTACGAGGATGTGTCGTCCACCGGCGATTTCAACCACACCACCGCTATCCGTTGTGGTTTCCACTTCATCCGTCTTTGGGattaaattatgtatgaattaataaattagtcaGTCATCTGTCAAATTACTGACGGAAAGAGAAGTATCATTTAAGTAAACACCAACTCAAAAACGTTTATAACTAAGAGcgagtatttaattaaaaaaataataaattaacataatctCTATcttctttgtaatatataatatttttactaaaaaaaaac
Coding sequences within:
- the LOC126772310 gene encoding uncharacterized protein LOC126772310, producing MRRAHYAAVLRLLIVAGGACFVNPYTNEDRIDLSQVWLEIPTSLVALGGDVHVFVRGLTGTGALRVRLAREDDEGRTLLATMPLALDSESRMTLPCGYFSRGGIYYLEIVADKDTFLDYDNATITSERVKRDLNEGGIMETGDSIVKSWKFDVMWPTANLDVTPEQIQTYPERQVTAILEFPKVVCTPVETSADYWLELLYCGHSSGGAVLCDGKNSSSHAHVLYSEQMYGFPGRRTMTLRCELFGQAGDYALTLRPAAAAGPQDLTVAFIKADWSEQFVLNVHGGSVFPCGEGVRVLFQYPECVLEGADRVRVFGRDSDRLRYVAERRVRRGQHTASFDCRLFSERYPEYCFVYVSQAVTGAVADVRMDCLPTLPLSDGGAGGWGEWSAWSACPAPAHCSTRTRSRHRFCDSPPPAYGAKFCEGQAVELAACECTARPWAGDSSMVVAEIGARCRCGCVLHLAPAARLLAGSARACPARSFWLLQAEEGLAVRLRFEAVKLPCIGQALRARDGDSLGSPLLASWDGPDSSAVTDEVETTTDSGGVVEIAGGRHILVELRSGDTNERCAGGFLAHASQIEPIRNASAAWASVSGGAWWRGGGGARAAAAALAAFAALAALALAAHSAHRTRAYQRAADKESLTDSDACSASLELGGANTGSRSTLLSEVVGGGVSLRRLLPGRTRHTRLRDSDRTSEIMEPRDEEDQGTDVEADIADNESVASAGSAISQATVTPENVSSSSAPAATGSESMAPSPLRRSHTVSNTHVPQITSPPQPSTSEAVTTEISTSITSVSDRDSYSEKDRDSAWDKDRSVSRASSSISAATLTNGWYSPALSGVSSAKIRDNQKHNKETCNRRLLRSDLSLTSHPEMEIDYYDYEVNNAGSVPGSYLGMDPAFLVWIPPIEEGDIIREIDESKIPIYEEVVPKELRPDPGSNTESPDERPSSSTLKRNPDNRSNRSNESIKSIRKVMDRGSIIQPLNFSVSDLQNSPKLPKRNKRKKDEVTIPMKDLTLTMSPVKVHRRENRSEYDNSSTLKRVNESREKDDTLKRTTDFNDIRFADENSESSNEIKFADDSPDSNRINEKYEVKA